From Triticum urartu cultivar G1812 chromosome 2, Tu2.1, whole genome shotgun sequence, a single genomic window includes:
- the LOC125540035 gene encoding 4-hydroxy-tetrahydrodipicolinate synthase 1, chloroplastic isoform X2 — protein MPYLQPPRPHPHPTSRLSRASPPSPFPFFPAGTSRSGRLHPVPASGHSASRTSTDGIKSLRLITAVKTPYLPDGRFDLEAYDSLINTQINGGAEGVIVGGTTGEGHLMSWDEHIMLIGHTVNCFGSNIKVIGNTGSNSTREAVHATEQGFAVGMHAALHVNPYYGKTSTEGLISHFKEVLPMGPTIIYNVPSRTSQDIPPPVIEALSCYSNMAGVKECVGHERVKCYTDKGITIWSGNDDECHDSRWKYGATGVISVASNLVPGLMHSLMFEGENAALNEKLLPLMKWLFCEPNPIGLNTALAQLGVVRPVFRLPYTPLPLEKRVEFVRIVEAIGRENFVGQKEARVLDDDDFVLISRY, from the exons ATGCCGTacctccagcccccgcgcccccacccccaccccacctCCCGCCTCTCGCGcgcgtcgccgccgtcgccgttcCCGTTCTTTCCCGCCGGGACATCGCGCTCCGGCCGTCTCCACCCCGTCCCAGCCTCCGGCCACTCGGCCTCGAG GACATCAACAGATGGAATCAAAAGCCTCAGACTAATCACAGCGGTCAAAACCCCCTATTTGCCAGATGGAAGATTTGATCTTGAAGCATACGATTCTCTGATAAACACACAAATAAATGGTGGTGCGGAAGGTGTAATAGTTGGAGGAACAACAGGAGAAGGTCACCTTATGAGCTGGGATGAGCACATCATGCTCATCGGGCATACTGTTAACTGCTTTGGATCCAACATTAAAGTGATAGGTAACACGGGAAGTAACTCAACCAGAGAAGCTGTTCACGCTACAGAGCAGGGATTTGCTGTTGGCATGCATGCAGCTCTCCATGTCAATCCTTACTACGGGAAGACCTCAACTGAAGGCTTGATCTCTCATTTCAAGGAAGTCCTCCCAATGGGCCCAACAATCATTTACAATGTGCCATCCAGGACCAGTCAAGACATACCTCCTCCAGTCATTGAGGCGCTTTCATGTTACTCAAACATGGCAGGAGTTAAAGAATGCGTTGGGCATGAGCGGGTTAAGTGCTACACTGACAAAGGCATAACAATATGGAGCGGTAATGATGACGAATGCCATGACTCAAGGTGGAAGTACGGCGCTACTGGAGTCATTTCTGTGGCGAGCAATCTTGTTCCCGGTCTCATGCACAGCCTCATGTTTGAAGGGGAGAATGCGGCGCTAAATGAGAAGCTGCTGCCTCTGATGAAATGGCTGTTCTGCGAGCCTAACCCGATCGGTCTCAACACCGCCCTGGCTCAGCTCGGTGTAGTGAGGCCTGTTTTCAGGTTGCCATACACTCCCCTCCCTCTTGAGAAGAGGGTTGAGTTTGTCCGGATTGTCGAAGCCATTGGACGGGAGAACTTTGTGGGACAGAAGGAGGCCCGTGTTCTGGATGACGATGATTTTGTGTTGATCAGCAGGTATTGA
- the LOC125540035 gene encoding 4-hydroxy-tetrahydrodipicolinate synthase 1, chloroplastic isoform X1 codes for MPYLQPPRPHPHPTSRLSRASPPSPFPFFPAGTSRSGRLHPVPASGHSASRVSKGKFAVAAVTLDDYLPMRSTEVKNRTSTDGIKSLRLITAVKTPYLPDGRFDLEAYDSLINTQINGGAEGVIVGGTTGEGHLMSWDEHIMLIGHTVNCFGSNIKVIGNTGSNSTREAVHATEQGFAVGMHAALHVNPYYGKTSTEGLISHFKEVLPMGPTIIYNVPSRTSQDIPPPVIEALSCYSNMAGVKECVGHERVKCYTDKGITIWSGNDDECHDSRWKYGATGVISVASNLVPGLMHSLMFEGENAALNEKLLPLMKWLFCEPNPIGLNTALAQLGVVRPVFRLPYTPLPLEKRVEFVRIVEAIGRENFVGQKEARVLDDDDFVLISRY; via the exons ATGCCGTacctccagcccccgcgcccccacccccaccccacctCCCGCCTCTCGCGcgcgtcgccgccgtcgccgttcCCGTTCTTTCCCGCCGGGACATCGCGCTCCGGCCGTCTCCACCCCGTCCCAGCCTCCGGCCACTCGGCCTCGAG GGTTAGTAAAGGAAAGTTTGCAGTTGCAGCCGTCACTCTAGATGATTATCTTCCGATGCGAAGTACTGAAGTGAAAAATCG GACATCAACAGATGGAATCAAAAGCCTCAGACTAATCACAGCGGTCAAAACCCCCTATTTGCCAGATGGAAGATTTGATCTTGAAGCATACGATTCTCTGATAAACACACAAATAAATGGTGGTGCGGAAGGTGTAATAGTTGGAGGAACAACAGGAGAAGGTCACCTTATGAGCTGGGATGAGCACATCATGCTCATCGGGCATACTGTTAACTGCTTTGGATCCAACATTAAAGTGATAGGTAACACGGGAAGTAACTCAACCAGAGAAGCTGTTCACGCTACAGAGCAGGGATTTGCTGTTGGCATGCATGCAGCTCTCCATGTCAATCCTTACTACGGGAAGACCTCAACTGAAGGCTTGATCTCTCATTTCAAGGAAGTCCTCCCAATGGGCCCAACAATCATTTACAATGTGCCATCCAGGACCAGTCAAGACATACCTCCTCCAGTCATTGAGGCGCTTTCATGTTACTCAAACATGGCAGGAGTTAAAGAATGCGTTGGGCATGAGCGGGTTAAGTGCTACACTGACAAAGGCATAACAATATGGAGCGGTAATGATGACGAATGCCATGACTCAAGGTGGAAGTACGGCGCTACTGGAGTCATTTCTGTGGCGAGCAATCTTGTTCCCGGTCTCATGCACAGCCTCATGTTTGAAGGGGAGAATGCGGCGCTAAATGAGAAGCTGCTGCCTCTGATGAAATGGCTGTTCTGCGAGCCTAACCCGATCGGTCTCAACACCGCCCTGGCTCAGCTCGGTGTAGTGAGGCCTGTTTTCAGGTTGCCATACACTCCCCTCCCTCTTGAGAAGAGGGTTGAGTTTGTCCGGATTGTCGAAGCCATTGGACGGGAGAACTTTGTGGGACAGAAGGAGGCCCGTGTTCTGGATGACGATGATTTTGTGTTGATCAGCAGGTATTGA